One part of the Bacteroidales bacterium genome encodes these proteins:
- a CDS encoding HEPN domain-containing protein: MNQEERLEYVKFRIESAYQTYDAAKSLFENEFWNSSVNRLYYAIFYAVNALLVLNKIKTKTHSSVKSQFSLHFIKSERLDKKYGQLFNILFDLRQKGDYENMYNYDKESVEPLIEKVGKMLQIIENEIKNAL, from the coding sequence ATGAATCAAGAAGAACGGTTGGAATATGTGAAATTTCGCATAGAATCAGCATATCAAACTTATGATGCAGCTAAATCATTATTTGAAAATGAATTTTGGAATTCATCGGTGAATAGGTTGTATTATGCTATCTTTTATGCAGTGAATGCTTTATTGGTGTTGAATAAGATTAAAACAAAAACACATTCTTCTGTTAAAAGTCAGTTCTCACTTCATTTTATTAAATCAGAAAGACTTGATAAGAAATATGGACAATTATTTAATATTTTATTTGACTTGCGACAAAAGGGTGATTATGAAAATATGTATAATTATGATAAAGAGTCGGTTGAGCCATTAATTGAGAAAGTTGGTAAAATGTTACAAATAATTGAAAATGAGATTAAAAACGCCCTGTAG
- a CDS encoding T9SS type A sorting domain-containing protein translates to MKTILIILFFSISIFGNSQNYYPFPDSNAIWNHYFETGESKKSSDTSMYYSYGLMGDTIINSINYSKLYKFIDTVFTSYAEYLGGLREDTSKKVYYTGKGFWGGYFADEILLYDFSKNIGDTIEYGIWGETIILDIDSILIGQNYRKQYYIIYDCFIEGIGSIKGLLFPITDIPTKVYTFWDLVCYKQNDNVLYLNSNYNRCFPIIDNIELIDKTITENIKIYPNPVINTSVIDLSNLQADKYKIEIYNSIGINILIKSITSDSKIEIRKKDLLSGLYMYRLIRNNKIIKKGKFIVN, encoded by the coding sequence ATGAAAACAATCTTAATTATACTATTTTTCAGTATATCTATTTTCGGAAATTCACAAAATTATTATCCTTTTCCGGATTCTAATGCGATTTGGAATCATTATTTCGAAACAGGTGAAAGCAAAAAATCCAGTGATACTTCTATGTATTATAGTTATGGATTAATGGGTGACACAATTATTAATTCAATAAATTATTCAAAATTGTATAAATTTATTGATACTGTATTTACCTCGTATGCAGAATATTTAGGAGGTTTACGCGAAGATACTTCCAAAAAAGTTTATTACACTGGAAAAGGATTTTGGGGAGGTTATTTTGCAGATGAAATATTACTTTATGATTTTTCAAAAAATATTGGAGACACAATCGAATATGGAATATGGGGCGAAACAATTATATTAGATATTGATTCAATTTTAATAGGTCAAAATTACAGGAAACAGTATTATATTATTTATGATTGTTTTATTGAAGGTATAGGAAGTATAAAAGGATTATTGTTTCCAATAACCGATATTCCGACAAAAGTATATACATTTTGGGATTTAGTTTGCTATAAGCAAAATGATAATGTATTATATTTAAATTCAAATTATAATAGATGCTTCCCAATTATTGATAATATTGAATTAATAGATAAAACAATTACTGAAAATATCAAAATTTATCCTAACCCTGTTATTAATACTTCTGTAATTGACCTGTCGAATTTACAAGCTGACAAATACAAAATTGAAATATATAATTCCATCGGAATAAATATTCTTATTAAATCAATTACTTCAGACAGTAAAATTGAGATTAGAAAAAAAGACCTACTATCTGGTTTGTATATGTATCGCTTAATTAGAAACAATAAAATAATAAAGAAAGGAAAATTTATAGTCAATTAA